One Salmo trutta chromosome 24, fSalTru1.1, whole genome shotgun sequence genomic region harbors:
- the LOC115161385 gene encoding tripartite motif-containing protein 72-like, translating into MAGKFTAIAEDLAQPSDVNILCGKNGQPLSLFCLDDKALVCAQCVSLGHKTHKTTPAEEQISQIKQRLLKELLARKNNVCTVKTEILKAKNTMESFKVCQERCLERIGSRDGNL; encoded by the exons ATGGCAGGGAAGTTTACAGCTATAGCTGAAGATCTGGCCCAGCCAAGCGATGTGAACATATTATGTGGTAAAAATGGTcaacctctgtctctgttctgcctGGAtgataaggctctggtctgtgctcaatgtgtctctctgggtCATAAGACCCACAAAACCACacctgcagaggaacagatcTCCCAAATCAAG CAGAGACTGCTAAAAGAGCTGCTTGCCAGAAAGAACAATGTGTGCACCGTAAAGACGGAGATCCTCAAAGCAAAGAACACCATGGAGTCATTCAAG GTGTGCCAGGAGAGGTGCTTGGAGAGAATTGGGAGTAGAGACGGGAACCTATGA
- the LOC115161384 gene encoding butyrophilin-like protein 10 encodes MAILITISIFLLSAQVIGSAQMLSHHHIIGILGESILLPCSLNSSAPVVPARLKFYWTVNETILAHVFYDGKENNDPQDSFYKNRTEIFTDLLSSRNFSLLLKDLRVKDDLTTFFVFYRQEDENSNELIQKKKMCSTILRVAKSFQKPVVTVNYEDRKAECTSRGGYPEPRLTWTNQNGLLDHEDPQITQDSGSGTVNIYSTVNITENQMVTCTIFNPTLKETLNTTKSTSEVQEGFTPSIIGVTVPIITVLILICFGVFYFVYKKGCGARGGATGASSGATGASSGATGPTDFPQLPEVVLLVPELVLLVPELVLQEQEVVPQEPEVMLQEPEVEILVPEVLLQETEVMPQETAVVLQEVMKSRAF; translated from the exons CACAAGTCATAGGCTCCGCTCAGATGCTGAGCCATCATCACATCATTGGGATTCTTGGGGAGTCCATCCTGTTGCCCTGCAGCCTGAATTCATCTGCACCTGTTGTCCCAGCAAGACTCAAGTTCTACTGGACAGTAAATGAAACCATACTGGCCCATGTCTTTTACGATGGAAAAGAGAACAACGACCCCCAAGATTCGTTCTACAAAAACAGAACAGAAATCTTCACAGATCTTTTGTCCTCCAGGAATTTCTCCCTCTTGCTCAAAGATTTAAGGGTGAAAGACGACCTCACTACTTTTTTCGTCTTTTATCGACAAGAGGATGAAAATTCCAACGAACTAATCCAAAAGAAAAAGATGTGCTCGACCATTTTAAGAGTAGCAA AAAGTTTCCAGAAACCCGTTGTGACGGTGAACTATGAAGACAGGAAGGCAGAATGCACATCTCGCGGAGGCTACCCTGAACCTAGACTGACCTGGACCAATCAGAATGGCTTATTGGACCATGAGGATCCTCAGATCACTCAGGATTCAGGAAGTGGAACGGTTAACATTTACAGCACGGTGAACATCACAGAGAACCAGATGGTGACGTGCACCATATTTAACCCAACTCTGAAGGAGACCTTGAACACCACAAAGTCAACAA GTGAAGTTCAGGAAGGCTTTACTCCCAGCATTATTGGAGTTACAGTACCTATCATTACAGTACTGATTCTGATTTGCTTCGGGGTTTTTTATTTTGTGTACAAAAAAG GTTGTGGAGCCAGAGGTGGTGCCACAGGAGCCAGCAGTGGTGCCACAGGAGCCAGCAGTGGTGCTACAGGGCCAACGGATTTTCCACAGTTGCCAGAGGTGGTGCTACTGGTGCCAGAGCTGGTGCTACTGGTGCCAGAGCTGGTGCTACAGGAGCAAGAGGTGGTGCCACAGGAGCCAGAGGTGATGCTACAGGAGCCAGAGGTGGAAATACTGGTGCCAGAGGTGTTGCTACAGGAGACAGAGGTGATGCCACAGGAGACAGCTGTGGTGCTACAGGAGGTGATGAAGAGCAGAGCATTCTAA